The Podospora pseudopauciseta strain CBS 411.78 chromosome 2 map unlocalized CBS411.78m_2, whole genome shotgun sequence genome has a window encoding:
- a CDS encoding uncharacterized protein (EggNog:ENOG503PY8B), with amino-acid sequence MASKPREYNIPAHPNRDFWSSLWPTSSSPPAKATTVEPTPTYSVPKGSRRAKTPVISEEPSKSKKSKPTRTKSKSKSKKSSTSKGPGSWSEWYLSEDNEYFWRARKLPNDQWDYEKQPKPEPPQPEFQPLPHPHLVPITQQTQSKISPEPEIKPLPHPHLETISQQTQPTTITPQPDPQPLPHPHMQPISQPSSPKITIEDATPLSTSSSSSPSPSRTPSPQSNTHLKPPPSPALKSHRSGRSALTNPKSSYPTIITKSTGRPTEAITTSNPSPRTSGLALTRIESISPIRKPSPLSKPPRTASQQQPAPKPPKVVNPPAKKSSSPKRPIGPVMWLFTEGRSRKGKSLASPPPPAGGGKEGGDGGVVITKNKGTGVSNSELAKKKKMLDRKIREGKVVDTKVDSKKRIRAWLGGVEGEEELIPLDGEGFPVYR; translated from the exons ATGGCTTCCAAACCAAGAGAATACAACATCCCAGCACACCCCAATCGGGATTTCTGGTCATCACTATGGccgacatcctcctctcctcccgcgAAAGCCACGACAGTCGAGCCAACGCCGACCTATAGCGTCCCCAAGGGTTCTCGTCGTGCAAAGACGCCCGTCATATCCGAAGAGCCATCGAAATCAAAAAAATCAAAACCTACAAGGAcaaagtcaaagtcaaagtcaaagaaAAGCTCAACATCAAAGGGTCCAGGGTCATGGTCGGAATGGTACCTCAGCGAGGACAACGAGTACTTTTGGCGTGCGAGAAAACTTCCAAATG ATCAATGGGACTACGAaaaacaacccaaaccagaaccacctcaacccgagttccaacccctcccacatcctcACCTGGTGCCAATAACCCAGCAAACTCAATCAAAAATATCACCAGAACCCGAAATCAaaccactccctcaccctcacctaGAAACAATAtcccaacaaacccaacccaccaccatcaccccccaaccagacccccaacccctcccacacccccaCATGCAACCAATATCCCAACCCAGCTCCCCCAAGATAACAATAGAAGACGCAACCCCCTTATccacttcttcctcttcatccccctccccatcgcgaaccccctctccccaatccaacacccacctcaaaccccccccctcccccgccctcaAATCCCACCGCTCCGGCCGATCAGccctcacaaaccccaaatcctcctatcccaccatcatcacaaagTCCACAGGCCGCCCAACAGAAGCAATCACCACTTCCAACCCCAGCCCTCGAACCTCCGGCCTCGCCCTCACAAGAATAGAatccatctcccccatccgGAAACCTTCCCCTTTATCCAAACCCCCCAGGACAGCctcccagcaacaaccagcacccaaacccccaaaagTCGTCAACCCCCCTGCTAAAAAATCTTCGTCGCCAAAAAGGCCGATCGGGCCGGTAATGTGGCTTTTTACCGAGGGTAGGTCAAGAAAGGGGAAGTCATTagcctcgccgccgccacccgcgggaggggggaaggaaggaggggatgggggggtggtcatcaccaagaacaagggCACTGGCGTCTCGAATAGTGAGCTggcaaaaaagaagaagatgctGGATAGGAAGATTAGagaggggaaggtggtggataCAAAGGTTGATAGTAAAAAGAGGATAAGGGCTTGGTTGggcggggtggagggggaggaggagctgatTCCtttggatggggaggggtttcCTGTTTATCGGTAG
- a CDS encoding uncharacterized protein (EggNog:ENOG503P1H5): MLVQASHARPAGTMLETEYARRRAPPIDPAMSAIAYSHSRTRTTSSNIFPAHFQSPAAPPNNYYPQTHLAQPHVQHQRRSPSVNTFSTNSSGGAPYRNSPSMDIRRSTSSRSGGAPGSPQQPGGYVALLRKQKATVWCDRAQQEDARLLAQQRMAKVRANSEVVGTNNSPSLGPVSAGRTSTGLSSAGGKVAAKIRHHGKPTVIGYSPGSNFNVVGGVPLRLSATEVEGEESEDEATIQRSNHRRQGSSSRSSTTSSRKTAPPYRSSGGLGQVTQGGGTRWSPHGTPERSGSLVEDTQGEQQFASEEAYGKAKSFASGSSGERLDTVPDLQANSAQVANNSARNASLTREKSLRTPDELKRRGSVDERTMTLTTGRLYIANPD; encoded by the coding sequence ATGCTTGTTCAGGCGTCGCATGCGCGACCGGCCGGAACAATGCTTGAAACTGAATATGCTCGCCGGCGAGCCCCTCCCATAGATCCGGCGATGAGCGCCATTGCCTATTCCCATTCCAGGACCCGCACAACCTCGTCGAACATCTTTCCCGCCCACTTTCAATCGCCGGCCGCCCCTCCAAACAATTACTACCCGCAAACACATCTGGCTCAACCTCATGTGCAGCATCAGCGCCGGTCTCCCAGTGTAAATACGTTCAGCACCAATTCCAGCGGCGGTGCCCCTTACAGAAACTCCCCTTCCATGGACATCAGGAGATCGACCTCGAGCCGTTCCGGCGGGGCACCCGGTTCTCCCCAGCAGCCAGGAGGCTATGTGGCCCTCCTTCGAAAGCAAAAAGCTACGGTATGGTGCGACCGCGCTCAGCAGGAAGATGCCAGGCTTCTCGCCCAGCAACGCATGGCCAAGGTGCGGGCTAACTCCGAGGTGGTCGgaaccaacaacagcccTTCGCTCGGACCCGTGAGTGCCGGTCGGACCTCGACCGGGCTCAGCTCTGCCGGTGGAAAGGTTGCGGCAAAGATCAGACACCACGGAAAACCCACCGTTATCGGATACTCCCCAGGAAGCAACTTCAACGTCGTCGGCGGTGTTCCTTTACGTCTTAGTGCTAcggaggtggagggcgaggaaaGCGAAGATGAAGCCACCATTCAGAGATCCAATCACCGCCGGCAAGGTAGTtccagcaggagcagcacgACCAGCAGCAGGAAAACAGCACCACCGTATCGCTCGTCCGGAGGCCTCGGTCAGGTTACACAAGGTGGAGGAACTCGGTGGAGCCCGCACGGAACCCCCGAAAGGTCAGGATCACTGGTAGAGGACACGCAGGGCGAGCAACAATTCGCCAGCGAGGAGGCTTATGGGAAAGCAAAGAGCTTCGCCAGCGGTAGCAGCGGCGAGCGTCTGGATACTGTGCCTGACCTCCAGGCAAACAGTGCACAGGTGGCCAACAACAGTGCGAGAAATGCCTCGTTGACCCGCGAAAAAAGTTTGAGAACACCAGACGAGCTCAAGAGACGAGGAAGTGTGGACGAGAGAACAATGACTCTCACGACTGGCCGCTTGTATATTGCCAACCCTGATTGA
- the SYG1 gene encoding Xenotropic and polytropic retrovirus receptor 1 (COG:U; EggNog:ENOG503NTYU): MKFAKELEQDAVPEWRVKYLNYKQGKKHVKAVIRAINRAAVTPTLARRAEADQHHYKTPSTYFNIGHNFTPPPPKANDDGLLGGEPDETGKAKAVKVVATPGDDERSGLARSPGSEVQYGSFGPVPSRSSYRHDFELPAPAMRVPSRTSEHGAPSSPPLNRLALHRSASMVATVPSGYQTPSKVNLGADGTPRQRMSRLFTTGSTHTRNASNRLTGGNKMEIGMQNLDSVRSAERDFFAFLDSELAKIESFYKEKEDQATERLMALRAQLHEMRNRRTAEITEARKKRETGRNRSPSDDDAGEQQGKDGNRDWIAPLKGKFFKPGPNSKALQRMTRTPVMHPQNVDEGRDYVRRPPGDDVPYRSAKRKLKVALQEFYRGLELLKSYALLNRTAFRKLNKKYDKAVKARPSYRYMNEKVNKSWFVNSDILDGHIRTVEDLYARYFERGNHKIAAGKLRNLNKRAGDSSDSAFRSGITIGLGGVFAVQGLIYGAELLFSEDDDLRTQTAYLMQLYGGYFLVLFLFILFTLDCRMWTKNKVNYPFIFEFDQRNFLDWKQVAEFPSFFFALLGVFMWLNFSRLGDWEEMYLYYPVVLICITLGILFFPAPILHHKARRWFLYSHYRLLLSGLYPVEFRDFFLGDIWCSLTYATCNIELFFCLYANSWYDPEQCNSSHSRLMGFFGALPPIWRALQCIRRYYDTKNVFPHLVNCGKYTMTILTAVFLSLYRIENSQANLSLFITFGTVNAIYCSIWDLFMDFSLLQAGARQKLLRSITALRPVSIYYIIMTLDPILRFSWIFYAIFTHDSQHSTIVSFLVAFAEVFRRGIWTLLRVENEHCANVAQYKASRDTPLPYHLNTSTSSVEDTTPPAQQQQQPPAGLLGPAAINPATPGVDQQDQIRPLGQHHRKPSTIPPRTPASQVLHRTPTNVGGGTPQSIAVSDTPAEESGPAAAFRRRYTDTIGKKSILQAMAEAHKQDFEKKRLPLGSELSSTARRGSARPDEGDDEEIKSEEEEEEDDDEDDETGSVEEERMRVREAEGLVNRARGVNAGSESD, encoded by the exons ATGAA GTTCGCAAAAGAGCTTGAGCAGGACGCTGTTCCAG AATGGCGCGTCAAGTATCTCAATTACAAGCAGGGCAAGAAGCACGTCAAAGCAGTCATCCGAGCCATCAACCGTGCAGCCGTCACGCCAACGCTGGCCAGGCGCGCAGAGGCCGATCAGCACCACTACAAGACTCCCTCTACCTACTTCAACATCGGCCACAActtcacaccaccacctccgaaAGCGAACGATGATGGACTGCTTGGTGGAGAGCCGGATGAGACAGGAAAGGCCAAGGCGGTCAAGGTGGTAGCAACTCCAGGGGACGATGAGCGATCAGGTCTGGCGAGGTCCCCAGGCAGTGAGGTTCAGTATGGCAGCTTTGGTCCGGTGCCATCTCGCTCGAGCTATCGGCATGACTTTGAGCTCCCTGCGCCGGCGATGAGAGTTCCATCCAGGACCAGTGAACACGGtgccccttcttcacctcccttGAACCGACTCGCGTTGCACAGAAGCGCCTCCATGGTAGCTACGGTTCCGAGTGGCTATCAGACCCCCTCCAAGGTCAATCTGGGTGCAGATGGTACGCCTCGCCAACGCATGTCTCGGCTCTTCACGACCGGATCGACACACACGCGGAATGCGTCCAACAGATTGACTGGCGGGAACAAGATGGAAATCGGGATGCAAAATCTAGATTCCGTCCGATCTGCGGAACGTGACTTCTTCGCCTTTCTCGACAGCGAACTGGCCAAGATTGAGTCGTTttacaaggagaaggaggatcaGGCGACCGAGCGGTTGATGGCACTGCGAGCACAGCTGCACGAAATGCGCAACAGGAGAACGGCCGAGATCACGgaagcgaggaagaagcgCGAGACAGGCCGGAATCGGAGTCCCAGTGATGACGACGCCGGTGAGCAGCAGGGCAAGGACGGCAATCGTGATTGGATCGCCCCCTTGAAGGGCAAGTTTTTTAAACCGGGACCCAATTCGAAAGCCCTCCAGAGGATGACACGAACACCGGTCATGCACCCTCAAAACGTCGACGAAGGGCGGGACTACGTCCGGAGACCACCTGGAGATGACGTTCCCTATCGAAGCGCGAAGCGGAAGCTCAAAGTGGCATTGCAAGAGTTCTACCGCGGCCTGGAGTTGCTCAAGTCCTACGCGCTGCTCAACCGGACTGCCTTTCGCAAACTCAACAAGAAGTATGACAAGGCGGTTAAGGCCCGCCCGTCATACCGATACATGAATGAGAAAGTGAACAAGTCCTGGTTTGTCAACAGCGACATTCTCGATGGACATATTCGGACTGTGGAGGATCTCTATGCCCGCTACTTTGAGCGTGGAAACCACAAGATCGCGGCTGGAAAGCTTCGAAATTTGAACAAGCGCGCCGGGGACTCCTCTGACAGCGCGTTCCGCAGCGGCATCACAATTGGACTCGGAGGTGTCTTTGCAGTTCAGGGGTTGATCTATGGAGCAGAGCTTTTGTtcagcgaggatgatgacctcCGAACACAAACTGCATATCTGATGCAGCTGTACGGAGGGTATTTCCTCGTgcttttcctcttcatcctgtTCACTCTCGACTGCCGCATGTGgaccaagaacaaggtcaACTATCCCTTCATCTTTGAGTTTGACCAACGGAACTTTTTGGACTGGAAGCAGGTGGCGGAGTTTCCTAGCTTCTTCTTTGCGCTCCTCGGCGTTTTCATGTGGCTCAACTTTTCGAGGTTGGGTGACTGGGAGGAGATGTACTTGTACTACCCGGTCGTTCTGATTTGCATTACCCTGGGCATCCTGTTTTTTCCGGCACCTATTCTTCACCACAAGGCCAGGAGGTGGTTCTTGTACTCGCAT TATCGGCTTCTCCTTTCAGGTTTATACCCAGTCGAGTTTCGTGATTTTTTTCTGGGCGATATCTGGTGTTCGTTAACCTATGCCACCTGT AATATCGAACTGTTCTTTTGCCTCTACGCCAACTCCTGGTACGACCCAGAGCAATGCAACTCGTCTCATTCCCGCCTCATGGGCTTCTTCGGCGCCCTGCCACCAATCTGGCGTGCCCTCCAGTGCATCAGGCGTTACTACGACACCAAAAACGTCTTTCCTCATCTGGTCAACTGCGGGAAATACACCATGACGATCCTTACCGCCGTGTTCCTGAGTCTTTACCGCATCGAAAACAGCCAAGCCAACTTGAGTCTCTTCATCACCTTTGGCACGGTCAACGCGATCTACTGCTCCATCTGGGATCTGTTTATGGATTTCTCACTCCTCCAAGCCGGCGCTCGGCAAAAGCTGCTCCGGAGCATTACCGCCTTGCGTCCAGTCAGCATATACTACATCATCATGACCTTGGATCCTATCCTCCGCTTCTCCTGGATCTTTTACGCCATCTTCACACACGACAGCCAGCACTCGACGATTGTTTCGTTTCTTGTCGCCTTTGCGGAGGTTTTCAGAAGGGGTATCTGGACCTTGCTCCGTGTGGAGAATGAGCACTGCGCCAACGTAGCGCAGTACAAAGCCTCCCGTGACACGCCCCTACCTTATCATTTGAATACCTCTACTTCCAGCGTGGAGGATACAACGCCCCccgcccagcagcaacaacaaccaccagcgGGTCTGTTAGGTCCAGCTGCCATCAACCCTGCCACTCCGGGGGTTGATCAACAAGATCAGATCCGCCCGTTGGGCCAGCATCACAGAAAACCATCTACTATTCCCCCTCGCACACCGGCATCTCAGGTCCTCCATCGGACTCCTACCAATGTGGGAGGTGGTACTCCACAGAGCATTGCAGTTAGTGACACCCCCGCAGAGGAAAGCGGtccggcggcggcgtttAGGAGACGGTATACAGACACTATTGGGAAGAAGTCGATTTTGCAGGCCATGGCGGAGGCGCATAAGCAGGactttgagaagaagaggttgccATTGGGGTCGGAGCTGTCGTCCACGGCCAGACGGGGCAGCGCGAGAcctgatgagggggatgatgaggagattaaaagtgaagaagaggaggaggaagatgacgacgaggatgacgagacggggagtgtggaggaggagaggatgagggtcagggaggcggaggggttggtgaataGGGCCAGGGGGGTTAATGCGGGGAGTGAGAGTGATTAG
- the LAP4 gene encoding vacuolar aminopeptidase 1 (EggNog:ENOG503NVRC; MEROPS:MER0001255; COG:E), which produces MTRHTPAFIRARDSNLSIRSMAMEQAMMASRASPVANDGLNKVDAKELKPEAFTKPYCEFMTENPTVFHAVGYFKEKLAKAGYKELSHRDSWIGKLEPGGKYYVTRNGSSIIAFAVGKAYKPGNGAAMIAGHIDALTARLKPTSTKPGNNGYVQLGVAQYAGALNETWWDRDLSIGGRVIVRDPDTGKTTVKLAKLDWPIARIPTLAPHFGIGMMGHNNRETETVPIIGLDNSDVRGASTTSSEPPLGGVGSFAATQPPKLVKLIASQIGVQDYSTILNWELELYDSQPAQVGGMDKEFIFAGRIDDKLCSWAAFMALLHAKQEEEEGIIKLVALFDDEEIGSLLRQGARGNFLPLTVERAVESLAARDGKTPFGPGLMGQTFANSFLVSSDVTHAAHPNFTQTNLAEHSPRLNVGVALCVDASAHMTTDSVSMAILDRIATLAGTVNQRHMIRNDSRSGGTVGPMLSSAMGCKAADVGIPQLSMHSIRATTGSLDPGLGLKFYKGFLDNWEKVDKEWRP; this is translated from the exons ATGACTCGTCACACTCCTGCCTTCATCCGGGCCCGCgactccaacctctccatccgTTCCATGGCCATGGAACaggcgatgatggcctcGCGCGCCTCTCCTGTCGCCAATGATGGTCTCAACAAGGTTGACGCCAAAGAGCTTAAGCCCGAGGCCTTCACCAAACCATACTGCGAGTTCATGACCGAGAACCCCACAGTTTTCCATGCCGTCGGCTActtcaaggagaagctcgCAAAGGCTGGTTACAAGGAGCTTTCCCATCGCGATAGCTGGATTGGCAAGCTGGAGCCTGGTGGAAAGTACTATGTTACCCGCAATGGCAGCTCCATCATCGCCTTCGCTGTCGGCAAGGCCTACAAGCCCGGGAATGGTGCTGCGATGATTGCTGGCCACATCGACGCTCTTACCGCCCGCCTCAAGCCTACAAGCACGAAGCCAGGAAACAATGGATACGTTCAATTGGGTGTCGCGCAATATGCCGGTGCTTTGAACGAGACTTGGTGGGACAGAGACCTGAGCATTGGTGGCCGTGTCATCGTCAGAGACCCCGACACTGGCAAGACAACGGTGAAGCTCGCCAAGCTTGACTGGCCAA TTGCTCGTATCCCTACTCTCGCTCCTCACTTTGGAATCGGCATGATGGGCCACAATAACCGCGAAACCGAAACCGTTCCAATCATTGGTCTCGACAACAGCGACGTTCGTGGTGCCTCGACCACCTCGTCTGAACCCCCTCTCGGCGGTGTTGGTTCCTTTGCCGCTACCCAGCCCCCCAAGCTTGTCAAGCTCATCGCTTCGCAAATTGGCGTCCAAGACTATAGCACAATCCTAAACTGGGAGCTCGAGCTTTACGACTCCCAGCCGGCCCAAGTCGGCGGTATGGACAAGGAATTCATTTTTGCCGGTCGCATCGACGACAAGCTCTGCTCCTGGGCCGCCTTCATGGCTCTTCTCCACgccaagcaggaggaggaggagggcattATCAAGCTCGTCGCTCTCTTCGACGATGAGGAAATTGGCTCTCTGCTCCGCCAAGGTGCTCGTGGCAACTTCCTCCCTCTGACAGTCGAGCGCGCCGTCGAGTCCCTCGCTGCCAGAGATGGCAAGACTCCCTTTGGCCCAGGCCTCATGGGTCAAACCTTTGCCAACTCGTTCCTCGTCTCCTCCGACGTCACCCACGCCGCCCACCCCAACTTCACCCAGACCAACCTCGCCGAGCACTCGCCACGTCTCAACGTCGGCGTTGCCCTCTGTGTCGACGCCTCTGCTCACATGACCACCGACAGTGTGTCGATGGCCATTCTGGACAGAATCGCCACTCTGGCTGGCACCGTCAACCAGCGCCACATGATCCGCAACGACAGCAGATCAGGCGGCACCGTCGGCCCAATGCTGAGCAGCGCCATGGGGTGCAAGGCTGCCGATGTCGGTATCCCACAGCTGAGCATGCACAGCATCCGCGCTACTACCGGTAGCTTGGATCCCGGCCTCGGTCTCAAGTTTTACAAGGGCTTCCTGGACAACTGGGAGAAGGTTGACAAGGAGTGGCGCCCTtag
- a CDS encoding uncharacterized protein (EggNog:ENOG503NX8X; COG:I) — MSLLSSLLNPVPGFPEYTGAYRVGTVDVEIPVSKLPAGKKPEGAADVHTVLFRIFYPTVAEAQGKYISWLPAPQRLHIEAYAQFLGLGSKTASVLSFLPRHLHWTTIPAIKNAPLLSPPAEHSSSRWPTMIFSHGLGGNRNAYSHLAGSLASHGVVVICPEHRDQSAALTLIRDPQTPKKATPLAYLRIPHNQTPEIWAQRDSQLRIRLWELDMIFEAILAIDRNDNKVIASNLNTSTPVSALFALHNKLDILDPGKVIFAGHSFGSSTMVQFLKSVFYSSHPALESFEEGRLFTPRPGSAILSQINGLNPAVLLDMWCFPLLSAASDKLYRLPLPCYSVSQEQQKMSKILAVESDQFFKWGTHLHRTAKVLSADPTAEVVKESPDHPAPYLFYVEKSAHLSQSDFAVLFPWLTKKAFGSETPEAVLSLNVRAAVQFLRGNGVVVGESRLERERGDVLGRGVEVAKWRWVDVVGMGRRVYPSEIEMRREERGEEEVEESRREEKGMGGEMEPGVGEEDKMKENGVTGGERL, encoded by the exons ATGTCGCTCTTGTCTTCCCTTCTCAACCCTGTTCCCGGGTTTCCCGAGTACACCGGCGCCTACAGGGTCGGCACTGTAGATGTCGAAATTCCCGTATCGAAGCTGCCAGCCGGCAAAAAACCCGAAGGTGCCGCAGACGTTCACACAGTTCTATTCAGAATATTTTACCCGACGGTAGCTGAGGCTCAGGGAAAATACATCAGTTGGCTTCCCGCGCCTCAAAGGCTTCACATAGAGGCCTATGCCCAGTTTCTGGGCCTCGGCTCGAAAACTGCCTCTGTTCTCTC ATTTCTACCCCGACATCTTCACTGGACCACCATCCCAGCCATCAAGAATGCTCCTTTGCTGTCTCCCCCAGCTGAGCATTCCAGCTCAAGATGGCCAACCATGATATTTTCACACGGCCTAGGAGGCAACCGCAATGCCTACAGCCATCTCGCCGGCTCCCTAGCCTCCCACGGAGTAGTCGTCATCTGCCCCGAACATCGCGACCAGAGCGCAGCTCTCACCCTCATCCGCGACCCCCAAACGCCCAAAAAGGCCACCCCCCTCGCCTACCTACGAATCCCGCACAACCAAACCCCTGAGATCTGGGCCCAGCGCGACTCCCAACTCCGCATCCGCCTCTGGGAACTCGATATGATCTTTGAAgccatcctcgccatcgaCCGCAACGACAACAAAGTCATCGCctccaacctcaacaccagcacccctGTTTCGGCCCTCTTTGCCTTGCACAACAAACTCGACATCTTGGACCCCGGCAAAGTGATCTTTGCGGGCCACTCGTTTGGTTCCTCGACCATGGTCCAGTTCCTCAAATCAGTCTTCTATTCGTCCCATCCTGCTCTGGAGTCTTTTGAGGAGGGCAGGTTATTCACCCCGCGGCCTGGCTCGGCTATCCTGTCACAAATCAACGGTTTGAACCCGGCTGTCTTGCTGGATATGTGGTGTTTCCCTCTTTTATCGGCCGCGTCCGACAAGCTGTATCGTCTCCCGCTGCCGTGCTATTCTGTGTCTCAAGAACAGCAAAAGATGTCGAAGATTCTCGCGGTGGAATCAGATCAGTTTTTTAAATGGGGGACGCACCTGCACCGCACGGCGAAGGTTTTGTCTGCTGATCCGACCGCGGAGGTTGTGAAGGAGTCGCCTGACCACCCGGCGCCGTATTTGTTTTATGTAGAGAAATCTGCACATTTGAGTCAGTCGGATTTTGCGGTTTTGTTTCCTTGGTTGACGAAAAAGGCTTTCGGGTCGGAGACGCCCGAGGCGGTGTTGAGTTTGAATGTGAGGGCTGCGGTGCAGTTTTTGAGGGGGaatggggttgtggttggggagtcgaggttggagagggagaggggggatgtgctggggaggggggtggaggtggcgaagtggaggtgggttgatgtggtggggatggggaggagggtgtatCCGAGTGAGAttgagatgaggagggaggagaggggcgaggaggaggtggaggagtcgaggagggaggagaagggaatgggtggggagatggagcctggggttggggaagaggatAAAATGAAGGAGAATGGGGTCACGGGTGGGGAGAGGTTGTAG
- a CDS encoding uncharacterized protein (COG:S; EggNog:ENOG503Q42U), translating into MKSTTQDPSKDPKPTASANKKRTLKDFLESEGPKPKPCTGSDKENDNDSPAKKKIKSPKTTNDDSVANGDDLDSPPSSPPLIPPGLTASGSSPPDRETTAPDTPSRPPPVILTKAPADGPSTASTDPTQKTVEKRKRTVLSAEEKAAKRAEEEAKKAEREAAKQKKAEEAAKAEELKRQKQAEKEAKKREKEDELAKKKQEKEEKERKKREKEEEAAKKARSQATLTSMFGLKSSTSKKDQPAVKSQSGDATTSTETPTKTQASGQSAYQRMFKDFYLKEHVKLAPAPVQMDEETREVQTKILDEYINGTRTHTPSSRFNAMEVLELPFKVKRGRTFPSVKKIMAEVSSSESRTSQQANHLQELLNQVPVISIKFSEDVRPPYIGTISDYPNGLGALKKLARRPIRTDILPLAYDYDSEAEWQEEDGEDIESLDDEDDEDEDEDMADFLDDENDVGPSRMVFSGGMEPESSGLCWENRKRGTSEPKMYKLRMEFILDKLEHHHSVDPFSAAYWETSKPAKSETGNQKSSAAAKATKSSSGSNSSPKTKKQSATQASCTAPTDAFQALNAGTRKKKSDQPLPPDLQEKLKALVRERPTLSKVGVIELFMDNNANCSKKQIQNAYSELIVRVGREHKVKGE; encoded by the exons ATGAAGTCCACCACCCAGGACCCGAGCAAGGATCCCAAGCCGACCGCGTCTGCGAACAAGAAGAGGACTCTGAAGGACTTTTTGGAGTCGGAGGGACCCAAGCCAAAGCCTTGCACCGGAAGTGACA AGGAGAACGATAACGACAGCCccgcgaagaagaagatcaaaTCACCCAAGACCACCAATGATGATTCGGTGGCCAACGGTGACGATCTCGACTCTCCTCCGAGCTCGCCCCCGCTCATACCTCCCGGCTTGACAGCATCTGGGAGCAGCCCGCCCGACCGGGAGACAACAGCTCCTGATACGCCCTCCCGTCCCCCACCAGTCATCCTGACCAAGGCGCCAGCCGATGGGCCGTCCACTGCTAGCACCGATCCCACGCAGAAAACCGTCGAAAAGAGGAAGCGTACCGTTCTGAGTGCCGAAGAGAAGGCGGCCaagagggcggaggaggaggccaagaaggcggagagggaagctgccaagcagaagaaggctgaggaAGCTGCCAAGGCTGAGGAACTGAAACGCCAGAAgcaggcggagaaggaggcaaagaagcgggagaaggaagatgagctagccaagaagaagcaggagaaggaggagaaggagaggaagaagcgggagaaggaggaggaggcggccaagaaggctcGCAGCCAAGCGACTCTTACCAGCATGTTCGGCTTGAAGTCCAGCACATCCAAGAAGGACCAGCCAGCCGTCAAATCTCAGAGCGGTGATGCGACGACCTCGACAGAGACACCCACCAAGACTCAGGCCAGCGGACAGTCTGCTTATCAACGAATGTTCAAGGACTTCTATCTCAAGGAGCATGTCAAGCTGGCGCCAGCGCCAGTCCAGATGGATGAGGAGACTCGGGAGGTGCAGACTAAGATTCTTGACGAGTACATCAACGGCACTCGGACGCACACCCCTTCCTCTCGCTTCAATGCCATGGAGGTTCTTGAACTTCCGTTCAAGGTCAAACGTGGTCGCACTTTCCCAAGCGTCAAGAAGATCATGGCTGAAGTCTCATCATCTGAGTCTCGGACTTCTCAGCAAGCTAACCACCTGCAGGAGCTCCTGAATCAGGTTCCAGTCATCTCCATCAAGTTCTCCGAGGATGTGCGGCCGCCCTATATTGGGACCATCAGCGACTACCCCAATGGTCTTGGTGCTCTCAAGAAGCTCGCTAGGCGCCCAATCCGGACAGACATCCTCCCTCTGGCCTATGACTACGATTCTGAGGCTGAGTggcaggaagaggatggcgaaGACATTGAGTCcctggatgatgaagatgatgaagacgaagatgaggacaTGGCGGATTTCCTCGACGATGAGAATGACGTGGGACCCTCACGGATGGTGTTTTCTGGGGGGATGGAGCCTGAGAGCAGCGGACTGTGCTGGGAAAACCGCAAGCGTGGCACATCTGAGCCGAAGATGTACAAGTTGAGGATGGAGTTTATTCTTG ACAAACTTGAACATCACCACAGCGTCGAccccttctccgccgcctaCTGGGAGACCTCTAAGCCGGCCAAATCTGAGACAGGCAACCAGAAGTCGAGTGCAGCTGCGAAGGCGACAAAATCGTCATCCGGTTCGAATTCGAGTCCAAAGACTAAAAAGCAGTCTGCTACACAGGCCTCTTGTACCGCGCCCACAGATGCGTTCCAGGCTCTTAATGCTGGAACGCGCAAGAAGAAATCTGACCAGCCACTGCCCCCCGATCTgcaggagaagctcaaggctcTGGTCAGAGAGAGGCCCACGCTGAGCAAGGTGGGAGTGATTGAGCTCTTTATGGACAACAATGCCAATTGCAGTAAGAAACAGATCCAGAACGCCTATTCTGAGTTGATTGTCAGGGTTGGCAGGGAGCACAAGGTGAAGGGGGAGTAG